Proteins encoded in a region of the Vicia villosa cultivar HV-30 ecotype Madison, WI linkage group LG5, Vvil1.0, whole genome shotgun sequence genome:
- the LOC131605159 gene encoding uncharacterized protein LOC131605159 gives MWAKHGSLSIVDLGNDYFTASFANNDDHYRALMEGPWLIYDHYLSVQEWKPNFCPSSDAVEQIAVWVRISGLPLEYYDARVLAFIGNRIGTTVKVDRNTLKIERGKYARLCMQVDLTKPLLAMFSIKGRHYKIENEGLHLLCLRCGRFGHVKDEYGVAAFLQGELVNVMKNGVREEVNTFNVVKEDGPWVVVQKTQRNRRPKHHDGKESGRITMETPNGIPEAELNDFKGGESSTGSRFNGLDVNIPTMEKIDAIDTDIEVIEEIEVNEGREKDTIAGNSNVLNLMGPRSKNKEKKRKLKEWLYRQHVASAKKAKK, from the coding sequence ATGTGGGCGAAACATGGATCTCTAAGTATTGTGGATCTGGGCAATGACTATTTCACAGCGTCCTTTGCCAACAATGATGATCACTATAGGGCATTGATGGAAGGACCGTGGCTGATTTATGATCATTATCTCTCAGTTCAGGAGTGGAAACCAAATTTCTGCCCATCGAGCGATGCAGTCGAACAAATTGCAGTTTGGGTCAGAATCTCAGGCCTTCCTCTTGAATACTATGATGCAAGAGTCTTGGCCTTCATTGGTAACAGAATAGGCACAACGGTGAAAGTAGATCGGAATACTCTGAAAATTGAGAGAGGCAAATACGCCAGATTATGTATGCAAGTGGATCTCACAAAGCCACTACTTGCCATGTTTTCTATTAAAGGGCGTCACTACAAAATTGAGAACGAAGGCCTACACCTCCTCTGTCTGAGATGCGGACGCTTTGGACATGTCAAGGATGAATATGGGGTAGCAGCTTTCTTGCAAGGAGAATTGGTGAACGTCATGAAAAACGGAGTTAGAGAAGAAGTTAATACATTTAACGTGGTTAAGGAGGATGGGCCATGGGTGGTTGTCCAAAAAACTCAAAGAAACAGAAGACCAAAGCACCATGATGGCAAAGAATCAGGGAGGATCACGATGGAGACACCTAACGGAATTCCTGAGGCGGAATTAAATGACTTTAAAGGAGGAGAGAGTTCCACGGGATCCAGATTTAATGGTCTTGATGTCAATATTCCAACTATGGAAAAAATTGATGCTATAGATACTGATATTGAAGTTATTGAGGAGATAGAAGTTAATGAGGGGAGGGAAAAGGATACGATCGCGGGAAATTCAAATGTGTTGAATTTAATGGGGCCACGtagtaaaaacaaagaaaaaaaaagaaagctaAAAGAGTGGTTATACAGGCAACACGTGGCATCAGCAAAGAAGGCAAAAAAGTAG